acaactatatggcaataaaatggataacctggaagacaTGGACaggttcttagaaaagttcaatctttgaagactggaccaggaagaaatagaaataatgaacaacccaattacaagcactgatattgaagctctgataaaaaaaaatctcccccccaccaaaaaaaaaacccaggaccagatggtttcacagaattctatcaaacatttagagaagagctaatgcctatccttctaaaactctttcaaaaaattgcaggggaaggaacacttccaaactcattctacgaggccaccatcacccggataccaaaaccagacaaagacaacacaaaataagaaaactacaggtcaatatcactgatgaacatagatgcaaaaatcctccaaaaattttagcaaacagaattcagcaacacatcaaaaagctcatacaccatgatcaagttgggtttattccaggaatgcaaggattcttctatatatgcaaatcaatcaatgtgatataccatattaacaaattgaaagataaaaaccacataatcatctcaatagacacagaaaaagactttgacaaaattcagcacccatttatgattaaatctcttcaaaaaatgggcatagaaggaacctacctcaacatagtgaAGGCCatgtatgataagcctacagcaaacattattctcaatggtgaaaagctaaaagcatgcctgctaagatcaggaacaagacaagggtgtccactttcaccaccattattcaacatagttctggaagtcctagcctcagcaatcagagaagaaaaggaaataaaaagaatctatattgaaaaagatgaagtaaagctctcactatttgcagatgacatgatactgtacatagaaaaccctaaagatagtattagaaaattactagagctaatcagtgaatttagtaaggtttcaggatacaaactcaatacacagaaatcacttgcatttctatatactaacaacgaaaaatcaggaagagaaattaaggaatcaatctcattcaccattgcaaccaaaagaattaaatatctaggaataaacttacctaaggagacaaaagaactttacacagaaaattatgagacatgtgaaagaaatcaaagatgacataaacagatagagagattttccatgttcctgggtagaaagaatcaatattttcaaaatgactatattaGCAAATGCAGTCTAcaaattcaatgtgatccctatcaaattaccaatggcatttttcacagaactagaacaaaaaatttcacagtttttGTGGAAAcgcaaaagaccccaaatagccaacgcagtcttgagaaagaagaatgcagtTACAGTGCTTCtagttgggttgttcataatttctatttcttcctgacttcagattatactgtgatgctacagtcatcaaaacagtatgttactgcacaaaaacagaaatatagacccatggaacaagatagaaagcccagaaataaacccatgcacctatgggtaccttatttttacaaaggaggcaggaatatacaatggggcaaagacagcctcttcaatgaatggtgctaggaaaactggacagctacatataaaagaatgaaattagaacacttcccaaacacatacacaaagacaaactgaaaatggattaaagacctaaatataagaccagaaactataaaactcttagaggaaaacactcGATGTTCTTAGAgacagaacactcgatgacataaatcaaagcaagatcctctgtgacccacttccaaaagtaatggaaataaaaccaaaagtaaacaagtgggacctgattaaacttaaaagcttttgcacagcaaaggaaattataagcaaggtgaaacgacaaccctcagaatgggagaaaataatagcaaattaaagaactgacaaagggttaatttccaaaatatacaagcagctcatacaactcaatgccagtaaaacaaacaacccaatcaaagagtgggtaaaagacctaaacagtcatttctccagagaagacatacaggtggctaagaaacacatgaaaagatgctcaatatcactcattattagagaaatgcaaattaaaaccacaatgagatatcacctcacacaggtctgaatggccatcatccaaaagtctacaaataataaatgctggagaggatgtgtaTAAAAGGGAaagctcttgcactgttggtgggaatgtaaattgatacagccactagggaagatggtatggagattccttaaaaattaggactaaaactaccatatgacccagcaatccccttCCTAgacatacaccctgaggaaaccagggttgaaaaaagacacatgtatcccagtgttcgttgtggcactatttacaacagctagaacatggaagcaggagaaggcaatggcaacccactccagtactcttgcctggagaatcccgtggatggaggagcctggtggactgcagtccatggggttgctgggagtcagacacgactgagcgacttcactttcacttttcattttcatgcattggagaaggaaatggcaacccactccagtgttcttgcctggagcatcccagggacgggggagcctggtgggctgctgtctctggggtcgcacagagtcggacacaactgaagtgacttagcagaacatggaagcaacccagatgtccattgacagatgaatggataaagaagttgtggtacatatacacaatggaatattactcaaccataaaaggaatgcatttgagtcagttctgatgaggtggatgaaatctagaacctgttatacagactgaagtgagtcagaaagagaaagataaatatcatattcgaacacacatatatggaatacagaaaaatggtactgaagaatttatttgcagggcagcaattaagaaacagacatagagaatagacttatgaacatgtggagaggggaggagagggtgagatgtatggagagagtaacatggaaacttacattaccatatgtaaaatagatagccaacgggaatttgctgaatggctcaggaaactctaacaggggctctgtatcaacctagaggggtgggatggggagggagatgggaaggagtttcaaagggaggggatataggtataccTGTGACTAattaatgttgaggtttgatagaaaacaacaaaattctataaagcaattatccttcaataaaaaaataaatttaaaaaatcagtagctTTCACATTTAAATTATAGCTTAAAATTTTATGTGATTCTTAAATCTACATTGAATGCAAAAAGTAagatttatactttctttttctatgtacAGAGAAAAGATATCCATAGAGTACATAAAAACATACACAGTTTATCTCTGCTATCAAAATTTCACAGTGGGGGCacctaaaaaatatttaaaaaggctCTGTGgtcaaaagaaagaagggaaacatgaaaaaaaaatgattgagaAATGCTGCTTTAACCCATTTGGagagtgcaaaatgaaaacaaaaacaaaagtagaaagcAAGAGGGaactttcagaaaatggaaaccaTGGGCTCCTACTTAAGACACAGGCCTGAAGGAAGGTCTTCAGAGAATTTAGAGAGCAGGTTCACAGTCACCCACCTCACCAGGCCACAAGCATTTGCAAGGTCCCCGATGGCCCCAGCCTGGTCCTTACttctggccctgctgctgctcagctgcaaCGCCGTCTGCTCTCTGGGTTGCCACCTGCCTCACACCCACAGCCTGGCCAACAGGAGGGTCCTGATGCTCCTGCAACAACTGAGAAgggtctccccttcctcctgcctgcagGACAGAAATGACTTTGCATTCCCCCAGGAGGCTCTGGGTGGCAGCCAGTTGCAGAAGGCTCAAGCCATCTCTGTGCTCCATGAGGTGACCCAGCACACCTTCCAGCTCTTCAGCACAGAGGGCTCGCCCGCCACGTGGGACAAGAGCCTCCTGGACAAGCTCCATGCTGCACTGGATCAGCAGCTCACTGACCTGCAAGCCTgtctgaggcaggaggaggggctgcAAGGGGCTCCCCTGCTCAAGGAGGACTCCAGCCTGGCTGTGAGGAAATACTTCCACAGACTCACTCTCTATCTGCGAGAGAAGAGACACAGCCCTTGTGCCTGGGAGGTTGTCAGAGCAGAAGTCATGAGAGCCTTCTCTTCCTCAACAAACTTGCAGGAGAGATTCAGGAGAAAGGACTAGCACACACCTGGTTCAACACGGAAATGATTCTCACGGACCAACAGACCACACTTCCTCCTGCGCTGCCATGTCAAGAACTCTCATTTCTGCTGTCATTGGGCCCTGAAATAAATCAATATGGCAAATGACTTCTGGAATATTAAGCAACATCATGTTCTACTCTATAGGCACTGGTTCCTCACAGATGCCGAAGTTGATCTATCTACGTATTTAACTACCTGGacatttatatatctattttaatatttatttaactatttataaatatttaaattattttgttgataaaatattatgtatgtatacttatggggaaatgtatattttgtatttagtcagtttatgatttttcttcctttattaaatTCTTACTGTAAAAGACTTACTTTGTTTTTTCGTTAAAACAGAAACATCAATCCTGAATggcaacttaatttaaaaatgcattttacgATTCCTTGAGCCCTCTTTAGGATTTGCACGTTAGAAGTAAAAATACTCTAGCTCTAGCTATGTTGTTTGTTTTGCTCTGAGGACCTTAAAGTGAACATAACCACTCAAGTGCTTTTTGtaactctgatttttttcaaaaaaagtaaCCTAAAAACAacgatcaaaaaaaaaaaaatccatccttcaggatttgatgaATCCTTGGGAAGGATTTTCTGCCTCTCGTTGGTTGTGGAATTTTCTTCCCTGGAAAAAATTGTAGGTATGCTTGAAGACGTGCTATTCAGTTGGCGAGAGGTCCGGTGCATATATTATCGTTACACTCAAATACCACAGTCATTCACTTCCTCCCAGTGTAGAAATCCCCAGCATGCTCTCCTCATTCACTCTGCATGAAGGTGTCCTCTCCATTCATACAGCTGTGtccttctccattatggtttctGGTTGTCAATTTCCCCTTACGACTGCAAACCACCAACTAAAAGCGGAACCTGAGTGAAAGTTCTAGATCTGTCAGACACTCTCCTATGACTTCACCTGCCCTGCCTGCCAAGCACTGCAGGTCCAGACTGTCCAGCCTCCCAGAGAAACACAGTAAATAGAGGGAACCCGCCCCACAGTGAACAGCGGTGGAGATACCAGGGGCTCCTCTGAGCGTCTACCTAGGCTATTCCATGTGCTGGTTGCACTAGGAGGAACTCACCTGGTTCAGGAATCTCATTTGAGAAAAGCCCAAAGCACTGGACACTTGGAGTTGAAAGGCAGCAGCAGCTTGAGAACTTGGAAGGAGAACAGAGATGTTTAAAGTGTTCACTGGAGCAGCAGCGGGTCCTCAGGACACAGAACAACACAGATGAACTACACTGAGGCAAGTGCTTCTCCACAACATTCCTTTTCAGAGACTGAGAAGACTGAAGTGATGCTGAGAGCACAGAGACAGAGCACGAGTGCCTGGCCAccagctgtgtccccagcacGGGTGACGTTCACAGCACAGCAGCCTGCAGAGTCCTGGAAGGCACGAGGGCCACTCCCGTCACAGCTGCAGACTTCTTTCTTCCTTAGGACCCAGCAAGTTATCACAGAGCAGAGCAAGAGGTGCTTAGGGATAATGCAATCCAAAGAAGTTCTTAAATTCCATCATGGTGTCTTTGCATCTCTGAGAGACAAAAAAGATCAAACAAGATTGAATAGAAGGGGCACAGGCAGGGATTTTAATACATTTAGCAACAGTGGGACAGAGCTTTCCTTGTAGGACATATGTTAGTAACATGCACACTGGAAGAATACAATTTCTCAAAGTAACAAAGATCTTTGTGGAAATTCATGTATTTAATGTAGGCAATCTTCAGGACATTGACGGATCAatcatctttctcttctttccagctGGGACATACAGCACTGTGTGCTATATGTAAAGTCAGAGAGACTTTTGAAAtaaatagagttccagaaaaacatctatttctgctttattaactatgccaaagccttggactgagtggatcacaataaactggaaaattctgaaagagatgggaataccagaccacctgatctgcctcttgagaaatttgtatggaggtcaggaagcaacagttacaactggacatggaacaacagactggttccaaataagaaaaggagttcatcaaggctgtatattgtcaccctgtttatttaacttatatgcagagtacatcatgagaaacactggactggaagaaacacaaactggaatcaagattgctgcgagaaatatgaataacctcagatatgcagatgacaccacccttatggcagaaagtgaagaggaactcaaaagcctcttgatgaaagtgaaagaggagagtgaaaaagttggcttaaagctcaacattcagaaaacgaagatcatggcatccggtcccaccactgcatgggaaatagatggggaaacagtgtcagactttatttttctgggctccaaaatcactacagatggtgactgcagccatgaaattaaaagacgcttactccttggaacgaaagttatgaccaacctagatagcatattcaaaagcagagacattactttgccaacaaaggtccatgtagtcaaggctatggtttttcctgtggtcatgtatggatgtgagagttggactgtgaagaaggctgag
This is a stretch of genomic DNA from Bos javanicus breed banteng chromosome 8, ARS-OSU_banteng_1.0, whole genome shotgun sequence. It encodes these proteins:
- the LOC133252520 gene encoding interferon alpha-A, whose protein sequence is METMGSYLRHRPEGRSSENLESRFTVTHLTRPQAFARSPMAPAWSLLLALLLLSCNAVCSLGCHLPHTHSLANRRVLMLLQQLRRVSPSSCLQDRNDFAFPQEALGGSQLQKAQAISVLHEVTQHTFQLFSTEGSPATWDKSLLDKLHAALDQQLTDLQACLRQEEGLQGAPLLKEDSSLAVRKYFHRLTLYLREKRHSPCAWEVVRAEVMRAFSSSTNLQERFRRKD